Proteins encoded within one genomic window of Hahella chejuensis KCTC 2396:
- the rpoB gene encoding DNA-directed RNA polymerase subunit beta: MTYSYTEKKRIRKDFGKLPAVMDVPYLLSIQLDSYHDFLQQDVAIEDRQEVGLHAAFKSVFPIVSFSGNAALEYVSYRLGQPVFDVAECQLRGVTYAAPLRVKVRLIIYDKESSTKAIKDIKEQEVYMGEVPLMTENGTFVINGTERVIVSQLHRSPGVFFDHDKGKTHSSGKLLYSARIIPYRGSWLDFEFDPKDCVFVRIDRRRKLPATILLRALGYAADEMLEMFFENSLFEVEGGEYFLDLVPSRLRGDIAIFEIKDDEGNLIVEEGRRVTARHIRQMEKAGLKRLRVPSSYLLGKVTATNIADPSTGEVIVECNTEITDDAIEKIEKAGIKRIETLYTNDLDCGPFVSDTLRIDATRSQLEALVEIYRMMRPGEPPTKESAENLFNNLFFSEERYDLSAVGRMKFNRRLGREETEGLGVLSHSDIIDVLRTLIDIRNGKGVVDDIDHLGNRRVRSVGEMAENQFRVGLVRVERAVKERLSMAESEGLMPQDLINAKPVAAAVKEFFGSSQLSQFMDQNNPLSEVTHKRRVSALGPGGLTRERAGFEVRDVHPTHYGRVCPIETPEGPNIGLINSLATYARTNTYGFLESPYRKVVDGLVTDDIEYLSAIEESDYVIAQASAAVDENGRLIDELVTVRHKNEFTVMPPEKVTLMDVSPRQVVSVAASLIPFLEHDDANRALMGSNMQRQAVPTLKAEKPLVGTGMERYVAQDSGVCVVARRGGVVVSVDAARIVVRVSDDETEAGDAGVDIYNLTKYQRSNQNTCINQRSLVMEGDEVARGDVLADGPSVDLGELALGQNMRIAFMPWNGYNFEDSILVSERVVQEDRFTTIHIQELTCVARDTKLGPEEVTADIPNVGESALAKLDDSGIIYIGAEVEPGDILVGKVTPKGETQLTPEEKLLRAIFGEKASDVKDTSLRVSTGMRGTVIDVQVFTRDGVEKDQRAKEIEQTELNKFRKDLNDEYKIVEGATFERLRSALLGQSVIGGPGLKKGDTLTEVHFNAFEKEEWFKLNMADEQLNELLEKAEGQLQERRKSIEDRYEDKKRKLQSGDDLAPGVLKIVKVYVAVKRRIQPGDKMAGRHGNKGVISAIKPVEDMPYDEQGNPVDIVLNPLGVPSRMNVGQVLETHLGAAAKGLGDKINRMLAEQKQAAEIRKFLHEIYNGIGGRNEDLDSLSDSEVLVLAANLKKGVPMATPVFDGAKEKEIKEMLRLADMDDSGQVWLYDGRTGERFERQVTVGYMYMLKLNHLVDDKMHARSTGSYSLVTQQPLGGKAQFGGQRFGEMEVWALEAYGAAYTLQEMLTVKSDDVNGRTKMYKNIVDGDHRMEPGMPESFNVLVKEIRSLGIDIELEAN, encoded by the coding sequence ATGACATACTCCTATACCGAGAAAAAACGAATTCGTAAAGACTTCGGAAAGCTTCCAGCAGTAATGGACGTTCCGTACCTCCTGTCCATACAGCTAGACTCCTATCATGATTTTTTACAGCAAGACGTAGCAATCGAAGACCGGCAGGAAGTCGGCTTGCACGCTGCGTTCAAGTCGGTATTTCCAATTGTCAGCTTTTCGGGAAATGCGGCCCTAGAATATGTAAGTTACCGGCTGGGCCAGCCCGTATTTGATGTAGCTGAGTGTCAGCTGCGCGGCGTTACCTATGCGGCGCCCTTAAGAGTTAAAGTTCGCTTGATCATCTATGACAAAGAATCGTCTACGAAGGCGATTAAAGATATCAAGGAACAAGAAGTTTATATGGGAGAAGTTCCGTTAATGACCGAAAACGGAACTTTCGTTATCAATGGGACTGAGCGTGTCATCGTATCTCAGCTCCATAGATCTCCAGGCGTATTTTTTGATCACGATAAAGGCAAGACTCACTCCTCCGGCAAATTGCTTTATTCGGCGCGGATCATTCCTTATCGCGGATCTTGGCTTGACTTCGAGTTCGATCCGAAGGATTGCGTGTTCGTTCGTATAGACCGTCGTAGAAAGCTGCCGGCGACAATACTTTTGCGCGCCTTGGGATACGCCGCTGACGAAATGCTCGAAATGTTCTTCGAGAACAGTCTGTTTGAAGTAGAGGGCGGCGAATACTTCCTGGATTTGGTTCCTAGCCGTCTGCGTGGTGATATCGCCATCTTTGAAATTAAAGATGACGAGGGCAACCTAATCGTAGAAGAAGGGCGTAGGGTTACAGCCAGACATATTCGACAAATGGAAAAGGCGGGCCTAAAACGTCTGCGTGTTCCAAGCTCCTATTTATTAGGCAAAGTTACTGCAACTAATATCGCTGACCCTTCAACTGGGGAAGTGATTGTTGAGTGTAATACTGAGATTACTGACGACGCTATCGAGAAGATTGAAAAAGCGGGCATCAAGAGAATTGAAACGCTTTATACCAACGACTTGGATTGTGGCCCCTTCGTTTCCGATACGCTAAGAATTGATGCGACGCGTTCACAGTTAGAAGCTTTGGTCGAAATTTATCGCATGATGCGCCCAGGTGAGCCGCCGACAAAAGAGTCAGCGGAAAATCTGTTCAACAACCTGTTTTTTTCAGAAGAGCGTTATGATCTTTCCGCTGTTGGGCGCATGAAGTTCAACCGCAGATTGGGGCGCGAAGAAACAGAAGGGCTGGGCGTTCTGAGTCATTCAGATATTATTGACGTTTTGAGGACGTTGATCGATATCCGTAATGGTAAAGGCGTTGTGGATGATATCGATCATCTTGGTAACCGTCGTGTGCGTTCTGTCGGTGAGATGGCCGAGAATCAGTTCCGTGTAGGGCTGGTTCGCGTTGAGCGTGCGGTGAAAGAGCGTCTGAGCATGGCGGAGTCTGAGGGGCTTATGCCTCAGGACCTGATCAACGCCAAGCCAGTTGCTGCAGCTGTAAAGGAGTTTTTCGGATCCAGTCAGTTGTCTCAGTTTATGGATCAGAATAACCCTCTGTCTGAAGTAACGCATAAGCGTCGTGTTTCTGCGTTGGGACCTGGTGGTTTGACGCGCGAGCGCGCTGGCTTTGAAGTGCGCGACGTACACCCGACTCACTATGGTCGTGTTTGTCCTATTGAGACGCCTGAAGGTCCAAACATCGGTCTGATCAACTCACTGGCCACATACGCCCGCACAAATACCTACGGCTTCCTGGAAAGTCCGTATCGTAAGGTCGTGGACGGCTTGGTGACTGACGATATTGAGTATCTGTCTGCTATTGAAGAGAGCGACTACGTTATTGCACAGGCAAGCGCGGCAGTTGACGAAAACGGTCGCTTGATTGACGAGTTGGTAACAGTTCGTCATAAGAACGAGTTTACCGTAATGCCGCCTGAAAAAGTGACGTTGATGGATGTATCACCTCGTCAGGTTGTATCTGTGGCGGCGTCTCTGATCCCGTTCTTGGAGCACGATGATGCTAACCGAGCATTGATGGGATCGAACATGCAGCGACAGGCTGTCCCTACGCTGAAGGCGGAAAAGCCTCTGGTTGGTACAGGTATGGAGCGTTATGTGGCCCAGGACTCCGGCGTGTGCGTGGTTGCGCGGCGCGGTGGGGTTGTTGTTAGCGTTGACGCTGCTCGTATCGTTGTTCGTGTGAGCGATGATGAAACCGAAGCCGGCGACGCTGGGGTTGATATCTATAACCTCACTAAGTACCAGCGCTCCAACCAGAACACCTGCATCAACCAGCGCTCTCTGGTGATGGAAGGTGACGAAGTTGCGCGTGGCGATGTGCTTGCTGATGGTCCATCTGTTGACTTGGGGGAACTGGCGCTGGGGCAGAACATGCGCATCGCGTTTATGCCTTGGAATGGTTACAACTTCGAGGACTCCATCCTTGTGTCTGAGAGAGTTGTACAGGAGGACCGATTCACCACGATTCATATCCAGGAGCTCACTTGCGTTGCAAGGGATACCAAGCTAGGGCCGGAAGAAGTTACAGCGGATATTCCCAATGTGGGCGAAAGCGCGTTGGCGAAATTGGATGACTCCGGAATTATCTATATTGGAGCGGAAGTTGAGCCAGGCGACATTCTGGTCGGCAAAGTGACGCCGAAGGGTGAAACTCAGTTGACGCCAGAAGAAAAACTGCTGCGCGCTATCTTTGGTGAGAAAGCCTCTGATGTGAAGGATACTTCCCTGCGCGTATCGACTGGTATGCGCGGAACAGTTATTGATGTTCAAGTGTTTACCCGCGATGGCGTTGAGAAAGATCAGCGCGCGAAGGAAATCGAACAAACTGAACTGAATAAGTTCCGCAAGGACCTAAACGATGAGTATAAAATCGTTGAAGGCGCAACGTTCGAGCGCTTGCGGTCGGCATTGCTGGGCCAGTCAGTAATTGGCGGTCCTGGTCTGAAGAAAGGCGATACTCTGACTGAAGTTCACTTCAACGCATTCGAGAAAGAAGAATGGTTCAAGTTGAACATGGCGGACGAACAACTGAATGAACTGCTTGAAAAGGCGGAAGGGCAGTTGCAAGAGCGTCGTAAGAGTATCGAAGACCGTTACGAAGATAAAAAGCGCAAGTTGCAGTCTGGCGATGACTTGGCTCCAGGCGTTTTGAAAATCGTCAAGGTCTATGTTGCTGTGAAGCGTCGTATTCAGCCTGGTGACAAAATGGCGGGAAGACACGGGAACAAAGGTGTTATTTCTGCGATCAAGCCAGTTGAAGATATGCCTTACGATGAGCAGGGCAACCCGGTCGATATCGTATTGAACCCGTTGGGCGTACCGTCCCGTATGAACGTGGGACAGGTTCTTGAGACTCATTTGGGCGCAGCGGCGAAAGGGCTTGGTGATAAAATCAACAGGATGCTGGCGGAGCAGAAGCAAGCCGCGGAAATTCGCAAGTTCCTGCACGAGATCTATAACGGGATTGGCGGACGCAACGAAGATTTGGACTCATTGTCTGACTCCGAAGTTCTGGTCTTGGCGGCCAACCTGAAGAAAGGCGTGCCTATGGCTACACCTGTTTTCGATGGCGCCAAAGAGAAAGAAATCAAAGAGATGCTGCGTCTTGCGGACATGGATGATAGCGGGCAGGTCTGGCTGTATGACGGTCGTACCGGTGAGCGCTTCGAACGTCAAGTAACTGTGGGCTATATGTACATGCTGAAGTTGAACCATTTGGTCGACGATAAAATGCATGCTCGTTCTACCGGCTCTTACAGTTTGGTTACGCAGCAGCCGTTGGGCGGTAAAGCCCAGTTCGGTGGACAAAGGTTCGGGGAAATGGAGGTCTGGGCACTGGAAGCATATGGCGCAGCGTATACGTTGCAGGAAATGCTTACGGTTAAATCCGATGACGTTAATGGTCGTACGAAGATGTACAAGAACATCGTAGACGGCGATCACCGTATGGAGCCGGGTATGCCAGAGTCCTTTAACGTATTGGTTAAAGAGATCCGCTCTTTGGGTATCGATATCGAACTCGAGGCCAACTAA
- the rplL gene encoding 50S ribosomal protein L7/L12, with protein sequence MALSKDDILNAIAEMSVMDVVALVEAMEEKFGVSAAAAVAVAAAPAADAAAVEEKTEFDVVLQSAGEKKVNVIKVVRGITGLGLKEAKDLVDGAPSTVKEALSKDDAEKAKKELEEAGATVELK encoded by the coding sequence ATGGCTCTGTCAAAAGACGATATCCTTAATGCAATCGCAGAAATGAGCGTAATGGATGTAGTTGCGCTTGTTGAAGCAATGGAAGAAAAGTTCGGCGTTTCCGCAGCAGCTGCAGTTGCAGTAGCTGCAGCCCCTGCTGCTGACGCAGCAGCAGTTGAAGAAAAAACCGAATTTGACGTAGTTCTGCAGTCTGCAGGCGAGAAGAAAGTGAACGTGATCAAAGTAGTTCGCGGCATCACTGGTCTGGGCCTGAAAGAAGCTAAAGATCTGGTTGACGGCGCGCCTTCAACTGTTAAAGAAGCTCTTTCCAAAGACGACGCAGAAAAAGCTAAGAAAGAACTTGAAGAAGCCGGCGCTACGGTTGAACTCAAGTAA
- the rplJ gene encoding 50S ribosomal protein L10 gives MAIRLEDKKAIVAEVNETASKALSLVIADYRGVTSNKMSELRAKARAESVSLRVVRNTLARRAVEGTEYECAREAFVGPTILAFSMEDPGAAARLLKDYAKENDKFEIKALAVGGEMLGADQIDRLAKLPTRDQALAMLMSVMQAPVTKLARTLNEIPSKVTRAVAAVRDKKQEAA, from the coding sequence GTGGCAATTAGACTCGAAGACAAGAAAGCGATTGTCGCTGAAGTCAATGAGACTGCCAGTAAGGCCTTGTCATTGGTGATTGCCGACTATAGAGGCGTAACCTCGAATAAAATGTCTGAACTGCGCGCTAAAGCTCGTGCAGAAAGCGTTTCTTTGAGGGTTGTGCGTAACACTCTGGCTCGCCGTGCTGTTGAAGGCACTGAGTATGAGTGCGCGCGCGAAGCTTTTGTTGGCCCCACAATCTTGGCGTTTTCTATGGAAGATCCAGGAGCGGCAGCTCGCTTGCTCAAGGACTATGCAAAAGAAAACGACAAGTTTGAAATCAAGGCTCTTGCTGTTGGTGGTGAGATGCTTGGCGCTGATCAGATCGATCGTCTGGCCAAACTCCCGACAAGGGATCAGGCTCTGGCGATGTTGATGAGCGTAATGCAAGCGCCTGTCACCAAGCTTGCACGGACACTGAACGAAATTCCTTCGAAAGTGACACGTGCAGTTGCGGCAGTTCGCGACAAGAAGCAAGAAGCGGCATAA
- the rplA gene encoding 50S ribosomal protein L1 — MAKLTKRQKAIREKVQAGKAYSVEEAVALLTELSAPVKFKESIDVSVNLGVDARKSDQVVRSSTVLPNGTGKTVRVAVFTQGANADKAKAAGADIVGMDDLAEEVKKGNLDFDVVIATPDAMRVVGQLGQILGPRGLMPNPKVGTVTADVEAAVNNAKAGQIRYRTDKNGIIHAPLGNVEFSAEHIKQNLEALIADLKKIKPSSAKGVYLKKVTLSSTMGPGLLIDQNSLAV; from the coding sequence GTGGCTAAGTTGACTAAACGCCAAAAGGCGATTCGTGAAAAAGTGCAAGCTGGTAAAGCGTACAGTGTAGAAGAGGCGGTAGCCCTTTTGACTGAGCTGTCCGCCCCTGTGAAATTTAAAGAATCTATCGATGTATCCGTGAACCTTGGAGTGGATGCTCGTAAATCAGACCAAGTGGTCCGCAGCTCTACTGTCCTGCCAAACGGGACAGGAAAAACTGTTCGTGTTGCAGTGTTCACGCAGGGCGCAAATGCTGATAAAGCAAAAGCGGCTGGCGCTGATATCGTAGGTATGGACGACTTGGCTGAAGAAGTGAAAAAAGGCAACTTGGATTTCGATGTTGTCATCGCAACTCCAGACGCTATGCGTGTTGTTGGTCAGTTAGGCCAAATTTTAGGGCCTCGTGGCCTTATGCCTAACCCCAAAGTAGGAACTGTAACTGCTGACGTTGAAGCGGCGGTTAATAACGCTAAAGCGGGCCAGATTCGTTACAGAACAGACAAAAACGGCATCATTCATGCTCCTCTAGGTAACGTTGAGTTCTCTGCGGAGCACATCAAACAGAACTTGGAAGCTTTGATTGCTGATCTGAAGAAAATTAAGCCTTCTTCAGCGAAAGGCGTTTACCTCAAGAAGGTGACCCTGTCATCAACAATGGGCCCAGGTCTGTTGATTGATCAGAATAGCTTGGCTGTATAA
- the rplK gene encoding 50S ribosomal protein L11, which translates to MAKKVNAYIKLQVKAGQANPSPPVGPALGQHGVNIMEFCKAFNAKTQNLEPGLPTPVVITVYSDRSFTFITKTPPASVLLRKAAGIKSGSGRPNTEKVGTVNRAQLEEIANVKMPDLSAGSLDAAVRTIAGTARSMGLNVEE; encoded by the coding sequence ATGGCTAAGAAAGTTAATGCCTATATCAAGTTGCAAGTAAAAGCCGGCCAGGCTAATCCAAGTCCCCCTGTTGGTCCTGCATTAGGTCAACACGGTGTAAACATCATGGAATTCTGTAAGGCGTTCAACGCCAAGACCCAGAATCTTGAGCCTGGTTTGCCGACTCCAGTTGTAATTACCGTATACAGTGATCGTAGCTTTACGTTTATTACTAAAACTCCACCTGCTTCAGTATTGCTTAGAAAAGCGGCTGGTATTAAGAGCGGCTCTGGCCGTCCGAATACAGAAAAGGTAGGTACAGTAAATCGTGCGCAATTGGAAGAAATTGCGAATGTTAAAATGCCTGACTTGTCTGCGGGTAGCCTCGACGCTGCTGTTCGAACTATCGCTGGCACAGCTAGAAGCATGGGTTTGAACGTAGAGGAGTAA
- the nusG gene encoding transcription termination/antitermination protein NusG, whose product MSKRWFVVQAYSGFEKHVMRSLKERIVLKGMEDQFGEILVPTEEVVEMKEGKKRKSERKFYPGYVLVQMEMNDDTWHLVKSTTRVLGFIGGTPDKPAPISDKEAEAILRRVESGADKPKPKTLFEAGEVVRVIDGPFADFNGVVEEVDYEKSRVKVAVLIFGRSTPVDLEFSQVEKD is encoded by the coding sequence TTGTCTAAGCGATGGTTTGTTGTTCAAGCCTACTCCGGCTTCGAGAAGCATGTTATGCGCTCCCTTAAGGAGCGCATAGTGCTTAAAGGGATGGAAGATCAGTTTGGTGAGATCTTGGTTCCTACAGAAGAAGTCGTAGAGATGAAAGAGGGAAAGAAGCGCAAGAGTGAGCGCAAGTTCTACCCTGGATATGTGCTTGTTCAAATGGAAATGAATGATGATACTTGGCACCTGGTCAAGTCCACAACTCGTGTGCTTGGCTTTATAGGCGGCACTCCTGATAAGCCTGCCCCTATAAGTGACAAGGAGGCTGAGGCAATTCTTCGTCGAGTTGAAAGCGGCGCAGATAAGCCTAAACCGAAAACCTTGTTTGAGGCTGGTGAAGTGGTTCGTGTCATTGATGGTCCTTTTGCCGACTTTAATGGTGTGGTTGAAGAAGTAGACTACGAAAAAAGTCGGGTGAAAGTGGCGGTTCTTATCTTTGGCCGTTCAACGCCAGTCGACCTGGAGTTTAGTCAGGTCGAAAAAGATTAA
- the secE gene encoding preprotein translocase subunit SecE → MSSNIEKSSGAFDKLKWLLVVALVAVRVVGNSFYADQSLLYRVLALVALALVAGFVAVQTEKGKALLVLLKDARMEIRKVVWPTRPELTQTTLIVVVFVLVVALLLWVIDSLISWLVSGLIG, encoded by the coding sequence ATGTCTTCAAACATAGAGAAAAGCTCTGGAGCTTTCGATAAGCTGAAGTGGCTGCTTGTTGTTGCTTTGGTTGCCGTACGGGTTGTTGGTAACTCCTTTTACGCTGATCAGTCGCTTCTTTATCGTGTGCTTGCTTTGGTCGCTTTGGCTCTGGTGGCGGGTTTCGTCGCTGTGCAAACGGAGAAAGGAAAGGCTCTCTTGGTTTTGCTCAAAGATGCTCGCATGGAGATAAGGAAGGTGGTTTGGCCAACCAGGCCCGAGTTGACTCAGACAACCTTGATAGTGGTTGTCTTTGTCCTTGTAGTGGCGTTGCTGCTATGGGTCATTGATTCCCTGATCAGCTGGCTTGTGTCAGGCTTAATAGGGTAG
- the tuf gene encoding elongation factor Tu — translation MAKEKFERSKPHVNVGTIGHVDHGKTTLTAALTRVCSEVWGGQAVAFDGIDNAPEEKARGITIATSHVEYESPIRHYAHVDCPGHADYVKNMITGAAQMDGAILVCSAADGPMPQTREHILLARQVGVPYIVVFLNKADMVDDEELLELVEMEVRDLLSQYEFPGDDTPIIVGSALLALEGKDDNGMGTSAVKKLVETLDAYIPEPERAIDKPFLMPIEDVFSISGRGTVVTGRVERGIVRVGEEVEIVGIKDTTKTTCTGVEMFRKLLDEGRAGENVGVLLRGTKRDDVERGQVLAKPGTITPHTVFESEVYVLSKDEGGRHTPFFKGYRPQFYFRTTDVTGACELPEGVEMVMPGDNVKMKVSLIAPIAMEEGLRFAIREGGRTVGAGVVAKIFE, via the coding sequence ATGGCAAAAGAAAAGTTTGAGCGTAGTAAGCCTCACGTAAACGTAGGCACCATTGGTCACGTTGACCACGGTAAGACTACTTTGACAGCGGCCTTGACCCGCGTATGTTCTGAAGTTTGGGGTGGTCAGGCGGTAGCGTTTGACGGTATCGATAATGCTCCAGAGGAAAAGGCGCGTGGTATCACTATCGCGACTTCTCACGTTGAGTACGAATCTCCCATTCGTCACTATGCGCACGTTGACTGCCCTGGGCACGCTGACTATGTGAAGAACATGATCACTGGTGCGGCGCAGATGGATGGCGCTATTTTGGTGTGTTCCGCAGCTGACGGCCCTATGCCTCAGACTCGTGAGCACATCCTGCTGGCGCGTCAGGTTGGTGTTCCTTACATCGTCGTGTTCCTGAACAAAGCGGACATGGTTGATGATGAAGAGCTGTTGGAATTGGTTGAGATGGAAGTTCGCGACCTGCTGAGCCAGTACGAATTCCCAGGCGACGACACTCCAATTATCGTTGGTTCCGCGTTGTTGGCGTTGGAAGGTAAGGACGATAACGGTATGGGTACTAGCGCTGTTAAGAAGCTGGTTGAGACTCTGGATGCTTACATCCCAGAGCCTGAGCGCGCCATTGATAAGCCGTTCCTGATGCCGATCGAAGACGTATTCTCTATCTCTGGTCGCGGCACAGTTGTAACTGGTCGTGTAGAGCGCGGCATTGTCAGGGTTGGTGAGGAAGTTGAGATTGTTGGTATCAAAGATACTACCAAGACTACCTGTACTGGCGTTGAGATGTTCCGTAAGCTGCTGGACGAAGGTCGTGCAGGTGAGAACGTTGGAGTGTTGTTGCGCGGCACTAAGCGTGATGATGTAGAGCGTGGTCAGGTACTGGCCAAGCCAGGAACTATTACTCCGCACACCGTTTTTGAATCAGAAGTATACGTACTGAGCAAAGACGAGGGTGGCCGTCATACTCCTTTCTTCAAGGGCTATCGTCCTCAGTTCTACTTCCGTACAACGGATGTGACTGGTGCGTGTGAGTTGCCAGAAGGCGTAGAGATGGTTATGCCGGGCGACAACGTAAAAATGAAAGTCAGCCTTATCGCTCCGATCGCGATGGAAGAGGGGCTGCGCTTTGCGATTCGTGAAGGCGGCCGTACAGTGGGCGCTGGCGTTGTTGCTAAAATTTTCGAGTAA
- a CDS encoding type III pantothenate kinase, with protein sequence MKELDLDAGNSGLKWRLVESGRVIDRGIIIYGANAQKWSMPTKGACRAFVSSVSSKEVDDAIREVLKDIKDVFWAKTASSYGSLVNAYADYASLGVDRWLALIAAYSKYPEDLCVIDCGTAVTVDYVDKFGVHKGGYIAPGGALMLKSLNVNTAALKGTYGYDSELIPGSSTRECIERGVYYMQKAFVLSVARRCAESRIVCTGGGVKALLGNDEAYTYVEDLVLDGLRIVANAVPVN encoded by the coding sequence ATGAAAGAGCTTGATCTTGATGCGGGGAATTCAGGGTTAAAGTGGCGTCTCGTTGAGTCTGGTAGAGTGATTGATCGAGGGATCATTATCTATGGCGCCAATGCTCAGAAATGGAGTATGCCAACAAAGGGGGCCTGTAGAGCTTTTGTTAGTAGCGTCTCCTCGAAGGAAGTTGATGATGCGATTCGAGAGGTCCTAAAGGATATAAAAGATGTTTTCTGGGCGAAAACGGCGTCTTCGTATGGCTCATTGGTAAACGCATATGCGGACTATGCATCATTGGGGGTTGACCGGTGGCTTGCTTTAATTGCGGCCTATAGTAAGTATCCAGAAGATCTGTGTGTTATTGATTGTGGTACTGCCGTTACGGTGGATTATGTGGATAAATTTGGAGTGCACAAGGGCGGATACATTGCTCCTGGGGGCGCGCTGATGTTGAAGTCTCTAAATGTAAACACGGCGGCGCTTAAAGGAACCTATGGGTACGATTCTGAACTTATTCCAGGTAGCTCCACTAGAGAGTGTATTGAGAGGGGAGTGTATTATATGCAAAAAGCATTTGTTTTAAGTGTTGCGCGTCGATGTGCTGAAAGTCGAATAGTTTGTACAGGGGGGGGCGTAAAAGCCTTGTTGGGAAATGATGAGGCATACACTTATGTAGAAGACTTGGTCTTGGACGGGTTGCGAATTGTTGCTAATGCTGTTCCTGTGAACTGA
- a CDS encoding biotin--[acetyl-CoA-carboxylase] ligase, protein MNEKLVEILSDGEFHSGVELGGLLGVTRTAVWKQVSQLAGYGLKVESIKGKGYRLERPLYLLDELRLRNALKERWGERVREFNVLKSVGSTNAELLESSKDLPVGLYDILLAERQTAGRGRRGRVWVSPFAQNIYMSVAVRLSGGFSVLNGLSLAIGAAVADAIKTVCGIQVSLKWPNDVWYSEKKLAGLLLEVQGEQEGPVHVIIGLGVNVLMEREAGQAIDQPWTALSESCDVRVDRDQLCVALADSVLACLESYKAEGFAGLRELWDEYDLLKGRNVMVMSGDKCWSGEYLGVSDEGYALVRGEDGCLRSLAGGEITVRPVS, encoded by the coding sequence ATGAATGAGAAATTGGTCGAAATACTTTCTGATGGTGAGTTTCATTCTGGGGTGGAGCTGGGTGGGCTTTTGGGGGTGACGCGGACTGCAGTGTGGAAGCAGGTCTCGCAATTGGCGGGTTATGGGCTAAAGGTCGAGTCAATTAAGGGAAAGGGGTATCGGCTTGAGCGCCCTTTGTATTTGCTCGATGAGTTGCGACTGCGCAACGCTCTAAAAGAGCGTTGGGGGGAAAGGGTGCGTGAGTTTAACGTGCTAAAGTCTGTAGGCTCCACTAACGCAGAGCTTCTTGAAAGTAGCAAGGATTTACCCGTTGGCCTGTATGATATTTTGCTCGCAGAAAGGCAGACGGCGGGCAGGGGGAGAAGGGGGAGGGTGTGGGTTAGTCCATTTGCTCAAAATATTTACATGAGTGTGGCTGTTAGGTTGTCTGGTGGGTTTTCGGTCCTAAATGGTTTAAGTCTTGCGATAGGTGCGGCTGTTGCCGATGCTATAAAAACGGTATGTGGTATACAAGTTTCCCTAAAATGGCCAAATGATGTCTGGTACTCCGAGAAAAAGTTGGCGGGGCTATTGTTGGAAGTGCAAGGTGAGCAAGAGGGGCCTGTGCATGTGATTATCGGTTTGGGAGTTAATGTTCTTATGGAGCGGGAGGCGGGGCAGGCTATTGATCAGCCCTGGACGGCTTTATCTGAGTCGTGTGATGTAAGAGTGGATAGGGATCAGCTATGCGTGGCCCTGGCTGACTCCGTCTTGGCATGTCTTGAGTCTTACAAAGCTGAAGGGTTTGCTGGCTTGAGAGAGCTGTGGGATGAATATGACCTGCTCAAGGGGCGGAATGTAATGGTCATGAGTGGAGATAAATGTTGGAGCGGTGAATACTTGGGGGTTTCCGATGAAGGGTATGCCCTGGTTCGAGGGGAAGATGGGTGTCTCAGATCTCTTGCTGGAGGGGAAATCACAGTTAGGCCGGTCTCATGA